Proteins encoded within one genomic window of Oscillospiraceae bacterium:
- a CDS encoding aminotransferase class III-fold pyridoxal phosphate-dependent enzyme yields the protein MASVKEKVKGFYTVDDAITMDYETTRDLQLTHLNRERTLSGGCKYFVKADGTKFTDHEGREHLDMIGAVGVASVGNNNDFIWSELEKAFQSKQYLMGAIAYHSIAAAFAHNMALVSPGGRLTKMGTATGGAEAIESVIKLVKLATRGKPERTRILSCEGAFHGKTTGAVSVGGKEKWRMYQHPLMESVDWVPYGDADALEAALARGVYSAFFLEPIQGEGGIIVPPEGYLTKVRALCTQYDTLMVADEIQAGCARTGKMWAVDHEGVVPDCLVFAKGFSGGLIPFGGFICTEALYEAAYGSVETCWHHTATYQENGLSATAGIASLEFIFENDLIEAAAEKGAYFIGRLKALQEKYPTIIREVRGRGLMIGLETYEIPDAYKEGYGDYFADPINNDLVEVYRIQVNHTLNNPAVFRFLPPLTVTVEEINYTLESFEKCIQSALAHTGQSAGV from the coding sequence ATGGCCAGCGTAAAAGAAAAAGTCAAGGGTTTTTACACGGTGGACGACGCGATTACCATGGACTACGAGACAACGCGTGACCTTCAACTGACACACCTGAACCGTGAGCGCACACTCAGCGGCGGCTGCAAGTACTTTGTCAAGGCCGACGGCACCAAATTTACCGACCACGAGGGCCGGGAGCATCTGGACATGATCGGCGCCGTCGGCGTGGCCAGCGTGGGCAACAACAATGACTTCATCTGGAGTGAGCTTGAAAAAGCGTTCCAGAGCAAACAGTACCTGATGGGCGCTATCGCGTACCACAGCATCGCAGCCGCGTTTGCCCACAACATGGCGCTGGTTTCTCCGGGCGGGCGGCTGACCAAGATGGGTACGGCGACCGGCGGCGCGGAGGCCATCGAGAGCGTCATCAAACTGGTGAAACTCGCCACCCGCGGCAAACCTGAGCGGACGCGCATTCTCTCCTGCGAGGGCGCCTTCCACGGCAAGACCACCGGCGCAGTCTCCGTCGGCGGCAAAGAAAAGTGGCGGATGTATCAGCATCCGCTGATGGAGTCGGTGGATTGGGTGCCCTATGGCGACGCCGACGCTCTCGAAGCGGCGCTGGCCCGCGGCGTCTACAGTGCGTTCTTCCTTGAGCCGATTCAGGGCGAGGGCGGCATCATTGTCCCGCCGGAAGGTTATCTGACCAAAGTCCGCGCGCTCTGCACGCAGTACGATACGCTCATGGTGGCGGATGAGATCCAGGCTGGCTGCGCGCGCACCGGAAAGATGTGGGCCGTGGACCACGAGGGCGTCGTGCCCGATTGTCTCGTGTTTGCCAAGGGGTTCTCCGGCGGCCTTATCCCGTTCGGCGGGTTCATCTGCACCGAGGCACTCTACGAGGCGGCCTACGGCAGTGTAGAGACCTGCTGGCACCACACCGCGACATACCAGGAAAACGGCCTCAGCGCCACGGCGGGCATCGCTTCGCTGGAGTTCATCTTCGAAAATGACCTGATCGAAGCCGCGGCCGAGAAGGGTGCGTACTTCATCGGCCGGCTGAAGGCCCTGCAGGAGAAATATCCGACCATCATCAGGGAGGTCCGCGGCAGGGGCCTGATGATCGGGCTGGAGACCTATGAGATCCCCGACGCGTACAAAGAGGGCTATGGGGACTATTTCGCGGACCCCATCAACAACGATCTGGTGGAGGTCTACCGTATTCAGGTGAATCACACGCTGAACAACCCGGCAGTGTTCCGTTTTCTGCCGCCGCTCACCGTCACCGTGGAAGAGATCAACTACACGCTGGAAAGCTTCGAGAAGTGCATCCAGTCCGCCCTGGCCCACACCGGACAGAGTGCCGGCGTGTGA
- a CDS encoding helix-turn-helix domain-containing protein, giving the protein MDLRSVITKVYTIQPFFVQCTNLYYKKTLLDSPVAHFYSFTAGHSNSQIMAVPDGCIDILFSCDPRRPEAAVCGTVTENTRVAIEPDVTYFGVRFHPGVLSLRFGIKDADLVNNRLLLSNLPGGRQLVEQIVGTDAFTRRIDLFADHFLNGVGDWTDSPSGRLLSVLLGLILSRSGDIQVRELEEETGYSARYIDKVFHSHMGVSPKAYCKFIRFQTFLHRMNTQGGQTLVNFAVDAGYYDHSHMLRDFKAFTSLSPQQYKQTINLPVYSRKIIDLARVNITSPPD; this is encoded by the coding sequence ATGGATCTCCGGTCGGTGATCACCAAGGTATATACTATCCAACCTTTTTTTGTCCAGTGCACGAATCTATATTACAAAAAGACACTGCTCGACTCCCCCGTGGCGCACTTTTATTCCTTCACCGCCGGCCACAGCAACAGCCAGATCATGGCCGTGCCGGACGGCTGTATCGACATCCTATTTTCCTGCGATCCCCGCCGCCCGGAGGCCGCCGTTTGCGGCACCGTCACGGAGAATACCCGCGTTGCCATCGAACCGGACGTCACGTATTTCGGCGTGCGCTTCCACCCCGGCGTCCTCTCGCTTCGTTTCGGCATCAAAGACGCGGACCTTGTCAACAACCGGCTTCTGCTGTCGAACCTGCCCGGCGGCCGGCAGCTTGTGGAACAGATCGTGGGGACAGACGCGTTCACCCGGCGTATCGACCTCTTTGCCGATCACTTTCTAAACGGCGTCGGCGACTGGACAGATTCCCCCTCCGGTCGTCTGCTGAGCGTGCTGCTCGGGCTCATCCTGAGTCGGAGCGGCGACATCCAAGTGCGGGAACTTGAAGAAGAAACAGGCTATTCAGCCCGCTACATCGACAAAGTGTTTCACAGCCACATGGGCGTGAGCCCGAAGGCATACTGCAAGTTCATACGGTTTCAGACCTTTCTGCATCGCATGAACACACAGGGCGGGCAGACGCTTGTGAATTTCGCGGTGGACGCCGGCTATTACGACCACTCCCACATGCTGCGGGATTTCAAAGCCTTTACCTCGCTCAGTCCACAGCAGTACAAACAGACCATCAACTTGCCCGTGTACAGCCGCAAAATCATCGATCTGGCGCGCGTGAACATCACGTCGCCTCCCGATTGA
- a CDS encoding P-II family nitrogen regulator, producing the protein MKLSRIEIITSLSKFNELKAALSKVGVMGMTVMQVLGCGVQKGAPEHAREEYEEMELRPKQLITIITTEDLTKKIIEIVKQELYTGHIGDGKIFVSEISNVIRVRTGEEGLEALRR; encoded by the coding sequence GTGAAACTCTCGCGCATTGAGATCATCACCAGCCTCTCCAAGTTCAATGAACTGAAGGCGGCTCTAAGCAAAGTCGGCGTGATGGGCATGACCGTGATGCAAGTCCTGGGTTGCGGCGTGCAGAAGGGGGCGCCGGAGCACGCACGAGAGGAGTATGAGGAGATGGAGCTGCGCCCAAAGCAGCTCATCACGATCATCACCACGGAGGACTTGACGAAGAAGATCATCGAGATCGTCAAGCAGGAGCTGTACACGGGCCACATTGGCGACGGTAAGATCTTTGTCTCGGAGATCAGCAATGTCATCCGTGTCCGGACCGGCGAGGAGGGCTTGGAAGCCCTGCGGCGCTGA